TATGGTTACAAGTCCAAGCTGAAAATGCTTTCCTATTTACTCTATGCATGACCCAAAAtttatcaggaaagcaaatgttactaTTGGGCCAGAATTAAATAATTGTAACAACTAAGCCCAATGTTAATTCCTCATGCATGATCCGAAACAAATGATAGAAGAAAAGCAAAATTGCTTCCAACGGATCCAAGCATTTCACCATGTGATGGATTCCAAAATTTATTACATTGTCATTTATTGCATGggaattatgagagagaaagcaAGACACTTGATTTGATTGTAGCACTAATGACTACACGCTACTCAGCAAGGAAAGaatcatttcatttaatttcattctCTTTCCTAAATCAATGCTTTTCaaatttctctcttctctctatttGCTTCACTTTTTCGGTTATTATTTAGGAAACAATGGAAGCTATGTTAAGctaccaaaagaaaaaagaagctgcatgcatcaagaccatcaaactaatgatggcaagaaaacatatcTCAAtaaaagtatgctgtggctgagattatcaccaaaagtggtaagatttggtgaggtaatctcgagctCTCCATAcccaaaagaaagaaggagattcggccagcaaggaagagatctttggaggcatggcttgtctctgattctgctcaaccaccacatgaagtagctagagtggcgaagtgatggaagaggcagagattggagcagatgaagccatcatcatcatgaagcatcaagggccagaaatccatcttggagagcaagcaaaggatggagcgctcagattgatgaagagtgatgaccaaggaagaactagaggtatttgcatgttgggttttgcatgaattacctcttctttctctgtggccgaaccggttctgttttgaaggaaaggaagttaagcttggttttgtttcaactgtgaaggcttctcTTCTCTATAAAAAAGGTGAACAGTCACGGTTTAATTCAAGGAAAGaaagtgagagtgcaaggcacagaagtctcatagctacctaagcttacaaattttcttctccttcaatgtattctgttttgtaatttttctgtttaattttgtcatgtcttgagtctcatggaaaaaggcaaacagtgagatttgtatgaaaaagtcatagagcggaaaaagacagagagtgcaaaattaaaagaaaaagccatagatgtcttagagttcctttgttcatctatgttgtgtttcatgattctgtgggaatccccttgtaagttgggttagcactttacagtttgtaatctggatgattatagtgaaattccatcattattgtgatggagactggatgtaggctgcattgcacttagcagctgaaccaggatatatctggatgtaatcttctttctctactactccatttctgtttctgctaTACAggagctaaaataaaaaatatctcgtgccaagtgacgagacaaaaacaaaaagtctcgtagctagggacgagacaaaaacaaaaaagtctcctcaaagaccagaaagtgtattcaagaaaaaagggggctaagattcaaccccccttctcttagctaCTGAAACCATCATCCTTGACTTCCTTATTTTTCGACTAAATTTCTGTTTTGATTACGCGATTATTCATTTTGgtctttgaaatttaaaattatctatattGGTCATCTAGATTTAAGTTCGCACACTAATGTGATCCTTCGATTCTTTCCGACGATGATTAGAAAAACGGAATGTTAGGATGACACCTTCCTTACTATGTTAGAGGATGAGTAAACGATATAATTTACCATTGACATCCAAACAAGTCAGAAATATAGTCGCTTTGTATATGAAGGAAGAAGAAACGATAGAGACCCAAATAaagtattcttcttcttctctacctctactatttttcatttctgACTTGTTTGGGTGGCAAGGATAAATGACGTCACTTACTTATCATCCAACGTGGCAGAAAAGATGTCATCTCAGCCCTCCATTTGCTTAATCATCACCAAAAAGACTCGAAGGATCATATTGGTGCCTAAACTTAAATCTAGGAGACTAatataagtaattttaaattttgaaaaccaaattgAATAATCGCGTAAATCTCAagaccaaaataaaaatttagtctttatttttcttttggttttgtTTTATCCACCTTGCTTTTTTGGTGAACATTTCAATAATGTTGCCAAAAAAACCTTCAATCTTGATTGCAAAGAGCCAAAGATTAACAGAATAATAATAAGCTAATACTATTAAGAGGAGATTAGAAGATATACAGGGGATCACCTTTTCTTGGTTCCTCAATTAGTATCGTTGACCCTTGAAACCCAAAATTAATGAGATATAGGCTGGTTTGTTTTGTTgttcttttaagttattatcaTTTTGTGAATAAGAAAAATACTTTTTCCAGATTAAGTATATTTGCGTCataaatgataattaaaatGTAAATTTAGACTACGTTTCGGCTCATTTTTTTGCAAATGGAGAAGCTCATGGTGTAACACCATGAAATGGAGCCACACCAAAAATGTTCACTGCTATGGGTGTCAGGAGAAAAACGTAgcttctgttttttattctctAGCATttcgtgttttttttttgtttcagatTAAACAAAACGTAACTTCcgttttgtatttgaatttttttttgttttatgagaAAAGCAAAAATGCAACTTGCATTTGTTAGaaaagttttattaatttttttttaaaaagtaaaacatAGGCTACGTTTGTCAGATGGActgttcaaatttttttagaagaagagaaaatgcaATCTGCGTTTTATTTGggcctaatttttttttgaaatgtacAAAACGCAGCTTACGTTTTGTATgcgaaataatattttaataaagagTCTTACATATAAATAGCTAACACAGCTAATTCCAACTCGCACCTCacttctcttcttcacttcTACTCCCATTCTCTTTTCTTGTATCTGATGCTTGTGAGATTTTTTGGTTATTAGAAGGGTAAAAAAAGTGAGAATATGGAGGATATTGCAAATATACGAGTGTATTATAACGGTGAGATTATACCGAATACATACGAAGGAGTGAGTTTTGTTTGTGAATGTCCATTTTCATTTGCTATTTTATACAGCACGAGTTTTATAGAGTTGCAAAATGGTCTTTGTGTGAACATACAAAGTCACATTTCGAAAAGGGTGAGCAACATTTTGTATAGGAATCCTATGCAAGTATTTGGTGGACTGATACAGTTTCAAATAATGTCCATCACTGACGATGCAAGCATGCAGCAGATGTTCTATATTTATCGACAAATCCGATTTCATATGCCGGTGATAGAGCTGTAGTTGAGTTTGAACAGCAGTCGGGGATGGGTATGGTCGGCGACGAGGTCAATGTTCCTGAGTATGCGAATACGGGTATGTTATGATAATTAACTCAAGTGTCCTATAGTGCTTAATTTATTTACCTTGTTTGACTGATGGTGGTGCGCATGTCGTAGGTGAAGGCAATGTTGCGGCGGAAGATGGCGAGTTTAGTGTCGGAATGGAATTCGGTCTGTCGGGTGCCATTCTATGCACTCGAAGGACACTAGCGTCAACTGCGTGGAGCACATAACCAACTGAGCAGCGAGGACATCTGGAACCCACACTCCCATATACGGCCGCCATATAAACTGCACATTAGTTACCAAGAGGCctattagaaaaattaactgAATAAAAACATTGGACATTAATGGTTACAACTTACATCGTCAACTCCCATGTCGTCGAGTCCTCGCCTAAAATGCGCAGTAGGCCTCCGGATATATCGTGTATGTCGGCGCCAATGGCTCCACCtaacataaaaaaacaataataatattaataagaataacaaattaataataagaataacaataataataacaacaacaacaataacaataacaaacaaTACCTTCGCGCAAGTGGAATACCGACGTCGCCGAGCTTATCGCGAGGTATAGGTGCCAGGAGCGGCATACGCTCCCACGCCCAAACAAAAAGCAGTATCAGTGGGCCGTCCATCTCTTTACAGTTGTATCGTGAAGCACGACACAACGATCTGTATAAGTGTGCCAGACTGACTGCCCCCCAACTGTATTCCGAAATCCGGTGGAAATCTCGAAGTAGCGGTAGAAACTTCGAATTCAATGAAGTGGTCGACTTATCCGGAAACACTACTGTTCCGAGCACGCAGAAAATGTGCGCCCGGACGTACCGCTCAACAGACTCCTGAGTGTCTCTGCACCTTCGGACCCATGCGAGATTAACCTTCCCTAACATGTGATTTTGCGGACCGGGCTCCCGACCAAAACAGGCAATGCAGTTCTCCACCAAAAACTGGTGACTGCTATCTGATCTACCGGTAACAGCCTCCCCATTAATCGGGAGACCAAGAATATAGCTCACATCTTCCAACGTTACTGTCACTTCGCCGACCGGAAGATGAAACGTGTGAGCCTCCGGCCTCCAGCGTTCCACCAAGGCACTCAGTAGTGCAGCATGATGACCTCTCATTTCGCCTACTCGCGAAACATGTTGAAACCCAGTTAATGCTAGTGCCTCTGCCGCTATCTCGTTAAAAGTATCTGGTGGATCGAGTTTTTTGGGCAACAAATTCCTGATAGCctgcaataaataaaataataattattaaattctaaataataatcataaattattaaaaaatgataataaattattaaaaaataataaatatttatttactattagaaaataataataattattatacaatattttattatgactNNNNNNNNNNNNNNNNNNNNNNNNNNNNNNNNNNNNNNNNNNNNNNNNNNNNNNNNNNNNNNNNNNNNNNNNNNNNNNNNNNNNNNNNNNNNNNNNNNNNNNNNNNNNNNNNNNNNNNNNNNNNNNNNNNNNNNNNNNNNNNNGAAGAGAAgggttaggatttaggattctcaaaatttataataataataataataataataataataataataataataataataataataataagttaaaatatatcactacagaacataaaaataaaaatatttatttatcataaacttaaataaaaaattactcacCAATTGAGGATGTTTCAAATATTCAATAATGTGTTCTTCTTATAAAGTAAAATTACgaactatttttctttttttactaaataaaaTCCCAAACCTTCGCTAATTCTTCCTCTTCACAAACTCACTCCCTTTCACCCTTAACCCCACCCTTGTACTCTCAAAACTCACTCACAACATGTAATATGAAAGGGAAGCATGTAACATAAAAGGGAAGCTGAGCCCTCTTATGGCCTGCGTTTTGATTTTTATAGGTAGGCTTCACCACCACTCTCCTTCACACGTGTCACACATGCAGTTGAGAAGACTGTCAAACGCAAGTTGCGTTTTGCTGTGCACCTGCCAAACACATCTTACGTTTTAGAGGTTCGAGGTGTTGGCATACAAAGAGCATAGAGACACGTTTTAAAACTGGGTTCTCCTCCCATGCCAAACGCAAGCTgtaacttttttaaaatcatctcAGTCAAAATGTAACCTACGTTttacaagttactgaattcaccAATTCCACATCTATAGATTACTCACCACCATAATACAATATTACTGCACATCACGTTTTTCACttccataaataaattaatttctgcTACGTTTCTCTAAAAGATGTTGTAACAAATGCTAACTACTCTTAGATTTTTCTATGCATAAcaagtaatatattttaatttaaaaaacgtTGACTCATCTACCAAATGctatttttgtcattttatgtttattagagAAACTCGTATTTAACATTATCCATGTCATGACCCTGACATGGACAGCTACTAGTCTTTGGATTTTGGGAGGGGCACTGATTTTTCGGCTCTTGTTCAAAAATATCTGAAACAGGCTTTAATgttcatcataaaaaaatgttaacttACATAACAAGATCGTCATGCAATTTTAAAGCTTATGAAATCAAGTTGGCATTAATattaaatgaattttattatCCTGTACTCTAAAAGTATGGATTACGcatctcataaaaaaatattttaacattatttattatttttatacattaaaagcgtaaaaaaatttatttttacaataaataatactaaaatatttttgtatgatCTGTTTAACCTATATTTTTAAAGTATATgataataaaattcatattaaatATAGTTTGCTTACAACTACTTAGGTATTTACTTCTTTTGcatttaaataagtatttacTATATAGTCTTCATTTAGCAAAATTAAGTAACATTAAATGAATGGaatttatatacttaataaaaaataatttcgtCCAACAAATCTTCTAAACTATCTAAAATAAAGCTacaaaattatttctttaattccCTTACGCAATTATGATTAAACACTACTTATTTATAACCAAAGTtaataatatctatttttttttcatttttgggaTGAATTTTGTTAGACGTGTGTatcttttttcttctaaatttcaGTTTCAAACGTACGTACAGCTCaaaaatttgttaataaaaacatagaaaacgtATCTGGGAATGAATGATTTGTGGACACACTAGACATAATGCAAACATCTCTATGAATCAAACTACATACACATTTAAAACATGACATCATGGAGagttaattaaaatatgttactaaaaatataaataaaatcaaatcctATATCCATAAACTAAATGATCGATGAAAGAACACCTCAAAAAATGGGAATACATACATACTTTAATTTCAGAGGAAGTAACATTATAGTACAGCTAGCATCATAAATCATCATAATACCATTAATTCAAcccatatatatatttattaacaatataCCTAAAATAATAGCTGGAATAGCCTGTGAATATGGCATTAAATGTTTCATATTAAATATGTGACACCCTTTATTTAAAtcatcataatatatatatgtagtTTACCAGCCACTGAGAAGAAATTNNNNNNNNNNNNNNNNNNNNNNNNNNNNNGAGGAAGCAGATCGAAGAGAGAAATAATGGAAGAGGGAAAAGGAACCGTTTGTGTAACTGGTGGGACAGGGTTTGTAGCATCATGGCTAATTAAGAATCTTCTTCAACGTGGTTACTGTGTTCGAGCCACCGTTAGATGCCATAGTAGTCCTGATGATGAAGGAATAACAACGGGTATGTATGTGTATATACATAAccataattttcttttcttaattagttattataaatttagttttaatttaacaaACTTCACCTCTAATAATTAAGAGCCCACTGCTTGggtttagtatattttttttctctattaaaAGTTTGTTGTTGGTTAATGAATTATTctgtttaataataaattatacaaaaaataaaattgcattCTTGCTAATATAtagttgtatttttttaatctaaaaaaattagcatTAATTTAAAGTTGTTAAGAAGCTCTTAATTTTTTGCCTAGAAGTTCAATTTAATTGGTtaggaaaaaaggaaaaagaaagtgaGTTGTAAAACACTTAGTGTATAATCTTATTGGCTTTtataataattgaaattaaaagttgagatttaattttatgtatggacagaaaagaagaaagaccTGAGCTATTTGAGAAAGTTAGAAGGAGCATCGAAGAGGCTGAAAATGTTCCATGGAGAGCTTGAAGAATTGGGTAGTTATGACGAGGCAATTGAAGGGTGTGTAGGGGTGTTCCACCTTGCTCATCCAATGGATGTGAATGGAGAAGAGGGCGAAGAAAAGGTGACAAAGAGAGCCATGGAAGGTACACTTGGAATCTTGAAAGCTTGCCTTCGCTCTAAGACTGTCAGAAGAGTGGTTTACGCTTCCAGTGCTGTCACTGTCTTGTACAACAATGGTAAACAACAATCTCTCTTAACTACAAATACatgcataattataattataaaaagaatttgaagtgtacctaataaaatacagatattttaatagttttaatggttaattttaattataaaaaatatataatatatattaattaaaattaatataatattgatATTTTAGGTACATTTAAAATTCTTCCATACTTCAAATTTTATTGCTAGCTTATAGGTGTTTGTTAACTATTAAATACTGTTACtgctttataaatttttatttttgatcaatttttttaactaaagaaCAGCTTAGGTTCCTTATTTTATATTCGTTAaggaaaaatttttatattccttattttattaatatttttatcggATCTATTTTAAAGAATTCAATTTATTCTTAAATTGACTCAAAACCTAATGAAGTTGATTTGATGTAAAATTAGTGTAtacaattatataaattttatacgaTAAATtcagaaattttaaattttaaaaattaaatttaacaaatgtgtaaaaaaataaattttaatattaaaatattaattaaaatataaaaatataatattttgtaattaactttatcttaaaatatattttaattataaattatgattTTGGACAAAACCAAATTTATCCTAAGTATGACTCGAATccaatctaaaaaataatacaggataaaaatgataaattcaaACTCAGCAAAATATTCTAGCAGCCACCTTTGTCTTACAATATTCTAGCATACCTCAAAGTTGTATTTAAATCGGGATATATATTCTTCCTTTTCTATTCTTAATGTAGCACTTTcataaagataaattaaaagacATTATCACCATGAGACTTTATTCTTTGTCTAAAAGTCTTTAGTTAGTTTCAGATAGCATTAAAAGCTAATCTCTATTGTACCGACACTAAATCAGTAAATCCTCTATCCTCTATGAGTTTCGCCACTAAACTCCgtattttatgaaattattgtATTTATGTATCGTATTTGTCACGCAACCTAGGTAAGAATGCGTTGGAAACGGTGGATGAAGAAACATGGAGCGAAATTGAAGTTTGCCAAAATGGTAACAATATTGTAAGCTCTTCATATTTGGTATCAAAGATCTTAACTGAGAAGGCTGCATTGGAGTTTGGACAAAATAATGGTTTGGAGGTTGTGAGTTTGGTTCTTCCTTTGGTCGTTGGACCATTTATTTGTCCCAACATGCCTTCATCCGTACACATAGCACTCGCCATCCTATTAGGTATGCATTTCAATTTCTCTTCattattcaataatattaagaatttacatTATAATAGTCTatttcaattaaattattaaataaattcaat
This sequence is a window from Arachis duranensis cultivar V14167 chromosome 2, aradu.V14167.gnm2.J7QH, whole genome shotgun sequence. Protein-coding genes within it:
- the LOC107475715 gene encoding protein BRI1-5 ENHANCED 1-like isoform X1; translation: MEEGKGTVCVTGGTGFVASWLIKNLLQRGYCVRATVRCHSSPDDEGITTEKKKDLSYLRKLEGASKRLKMFHGELEELGSYDEAIEGCVGVFHLAHPMDVNGEEGEEKVTKRAMEGTLGILKACLRSKTVRRVVYASSAVTVLYNNGKNALETVDEETWSEIEVCQNGNNIVSSSYLVSKILTEKAALEFGQNNGLEVVSLVLPLVVGPFICPNMPSSVHIALAILLGDHSKYEYLTNSYMVHIDDAANALIFLFEYAHANGRYICSSHQVSFYQVYQLLSQRYPHLHISLPNKLRETTNGDLKFSDLSSRKLLDAGFKFKYGINEMYDGAIQCCKEKGFL
- the LOC107475715 gene encoding protein BRI1-5 ENHANCED 1-like isoform X2; its protein translation is MEEGKGTVCVTGGTGFVASWLIKNLLQRGYCVRATVRCHSSPDDEGITTEKKKDLSYLRKLEGASKRLKMFHGELEELGSYDEAIEGCVGVFHLAHPMDVNGEEGEEKVTKRAMEGTLGILKACLRSKTVRRVVYASSAVTVLYNNGKNALETVDEETWSEIEVCQNGNNIVSSSYLVSKILTEKAALEFGQNNGLEVVSLVLPLVVGPFICPNMPSSVHIALAILLGDHSKYEYLTNSYMVHIDDAANALIFLFEYAHANGRYICSSHQVSFYQVYQLLSQRYPHLHISLPN